Proteins co-encoded in one Medicago truncatula cultivar Jemalong A17 chromosome 8, MtrunA17r5.0-ANR, whole genome shotgun sequence genomic window:
- the LOC11407242 gene encoding geraniol 8-hydroxylase produces the protein MDLLQSSTLSYLVIIFTFSILLLIKFLTPTNKTNQKNHSKLPPGPSQLPIIGNLLKLGNKPHHSLANLSNIHGPIMTLKLGQVTTIVISSADIAKEVLQTHDTLLSNRTVPDALSVLNHDQYSLSFMRVSPRWRDLRKICNNQLFANKTLDSSQALRRRKLQDLLDDIKKCSEIEEAVDIGRVAFMTTINLLSNTFFSADFVHSAEEAGEYKEIVVSILKEVGAPNLSDFFPMLKVFDLQGIRRRSVVSVKKVLSIFRSFVGERLKMREGTGSIGNDDVLDALLNISLDDGKIEMDKDEIEHLLLNIFVAGTDTTTYTLEWAMAELMHNPEIMLKVQKELEQVVGKGIPIQETDIAKLPYMQAVIKETFRLHPPVPLLLPRKAEIDVEIGEYIIPKDAQVLVNAWVIGRDPNKWDNANVFIPERFLDNEIDVKGHHFELIPFGSGRRICPGLPLAIRMLPMMLGSLINCFDWKLEDGLNIDDLNKEDEYGITLEKSQPVRIVPIKLTKQ, from the exons atggACTTGTTACAAAGTTCCACACTTTCCTACCTAGTAATAATTTTCACTTTCTCTATACTTCTCCTTATCAAATTTCTTACtccaacaaacaaaacaaaccaaaaaaaccACTCTAAGCTTCCACCAGGTCCTTCACAACTTCCCATAATAGGAAACCTTCTAAAACTAGGCAACAAACCACATCATTCTTTGGCAAATCTTTCAAACATTCATGGTCCAATAATGACACTAAAGTTAGGCCAAGTAACAACCATAGTAATATCCTCAGCAGACATAGCAAAAGAAGTTCTACAAACACATGACACCTTACTATCAAACCGGACTGTCCCGGACGCACTCTCCGTTCTCAACCATGATCAATATAGTTTGTCATTTATGCGTGTTTCCCCACGTTGGCGCGACCTTAGAAAAATTTGCAATAACCAGTTGTTTGCAAACAAAACTCTCGATTCAAGCCAGGCGCTAAGGCGGAGGAAATTACAAGACCTCTTAGATGACATCAAAAAGTGTAGCGAAATTGAGGAAGCTGTCGATATTGGAAGAGTTGCTTTCATGACGACGATTAATTTGTTGTCGAATACTTTTTTCTCGGCAGATTTTGTGCATTCTGCTGAGGAAGCTGGAGAGTATAAGGAGATTGTTGTGAGTATATTGAAGGAAGTTGGAGCACCGAATTTGTCGGATTTTTTTCCTATGTTGAAGGTTTTTGATTTGCAAGGTATTAGAAGGCGTTCTGTTGTTTCTGTTAAGAAGGTTTTGAGTATATTTAGGAGTTTTGTTGGGGAAAGGTTGAAGATGAGGGAAGGTACTGGTTCTATTGGGAATGATGATGTTCTAGATGCTTTGCTCAATATTTCTTTGGATGATGGGAAGATTGAGATGGATAAAGATGAGATTGAACACTTATTGCTG AACATATTTGTTGCAGGAACAGACACAACAACATACACTCTAGAATGGGCAATGGCAGAGTTAATGCACAATCCAGAAATCATGTTAAAAGTACAAAAGGAACTTGAACAAGTTGTTGGCAAAGGTATTCCAATACAAGAAACAGACATAGCTAAGTTACCATACATGCAAGCAGTTATAAAAGAAACATTTCGTTTACATCCACCAGTTCCCTTGTTATTACCTCGCAAAGCAGAAATCGATGTTGAAATTGGTGAATACATTATTCCAAAAGATGCACAAGTGTTGGTTAATGCATGGGTGATTGGTAGAGACCCAAATAAATGGGATAATGCTAATGTTTTTATACCAGAAAGGTTTTTGGACAATGAAATTGATGTTAAAGGACATCATTTTGAGCTTATTCCATTTGGGTCTGGTAGAAGAATTTGTCCTGGCTTGCCTTTGGCTATTAGAATGTTGCCTATGATGTTGGGATCTTTGATTAATTGCTTTGATTGGAAACTTGAAGATGGATTAAATATTGATGATTTGAacaaagaagatgaatatggGATTACTTTGGAAAAATCTCAACCTGTGAGAATTGTTCCAATCAAATTGACTAAACAATAA
- the LOC11405265 gene encoding uncharacterized protein: MNDGFWEEKGLIVKLYEPFWEMYSLKRDSWRKLDGFDDMPVSYPGIMSMVNLNGFCHWLTQGPDVVSFDFSKETFVATTLPSSDVRHRSYSFALVELNESLSVIYNYDRTPDFHIWVLGEVGVKESWTKLFVVGPYNCLIVCPISVGNKNRIFFREEDSELGWLDLSTQRVERFEVQGKSFCTYMVIYQENLLPFPRNE, from the coding sequence ATGAATGACGGTTTTTGGGAGGAGAAGGGGCTCATTGTCAAGTTGTATGAACCATTTTGGGAGATGTATAGCCTCAAGCGTGATTCTTGGAGGAAACTTGATGGATTTGATGATATGCCTGTTTCTTACCCTGGTATAATGTCTATGGTGAACTTGAATGGATTTTGCCACTGGTTGACCCAAGGACCTGATGTAGTGTCCTTCGACTTTAGCAAGGAGACATTCGTTGCAACTACCTTACCTTCTTCAGATGTAAGACATAGATCATACTCGTTTGCCTTGGTGGAGTTAAATGAGTCTCTTTCTGTCATCTATAATTACGACAGGACGCCTGATTTTCATATTTGGGTTTTGGGTGAAGTGGGTGTCAAGGAATCATGGACCAAGCTCTTTGTTGTCGGGCCTTATAATTGTTTGATTGTCTGTCCTATCTCAGTAGGGAACAAGAACCGTATATTTTTCAGGGAAGAAGATTCTGAGCTAGGCTGGCTAGATTTAAGTACCCAAAGGGTTGAAAGATTTGAAGTTCAAGGCAAGTCATTTTGTACGTACATGGTAATCTATCAGGAAAATCTTCTTCCTTTTCCAAGGAATGAATAA
- the LOC11405267 gene encoding geraniol 8-hydroxylase: MDLLQSSTLTYLVIIFTFSIPLLLKFLIPTNKTNKINYSKLPPGPSPLPIIGNLLKLGNKPHHSLANLSNIHGPIMTLKLGQVTTIVISSADIAKEVLQTHDNILSNRTVPDALSVLNHDQYSLSFMRVSPRWRDLRKICNNQLFANKTLDSSQTLRQRKLQDLLDDIKKCSEIEEAVDIGRVAFMTTTNLLSNTFFSADFVHSVEEAGEYKEIVVSILKEVGAPNLSDFFPMLKIFDLQGIRRRSVISVKKVLSIFRRFVGERLKMREGTGSIGNGDVLDALLNISLDDGKIEMDKDEIEHLLMNIFVAGTDTITYTLEWAMAELMQNPEIMSKVQKELEQVVGKGIPIQETDIAKLPYMQAVIKETLRLHPSVPLLLPRKAETDVEVGDYIIPKDAQVLINAWVIGRDPNKWDNANVFVPERFLDSEVDVKGHHFELIPFGSGRRICPGLPLAIRILPMMLGSLVNCFDWKLEDGLNIDDLNKEDEYGITLEKSQPLRIVPIKLTKQ, encoded by the exons atggacttGTTACAAAGTTCCACACTTACCTACCTAGTAATAATTTTCACTTTCTCTATACCTCTCCTTCTCAAATTTCTTATTCCAACAaacaaaaccaacaaaataaaCTACTCTAAGCTTCCACCAGGTCCTTCACCACTTCCCATAATTGGAAACCTTCTAAAACTAGGCAACAAACCACATCATTCTTTAGCAAACCTTTCCAACATACATGGTCCAATAATGACACTAAAATTAGGCCAAGTTACAACCATTGTAATATCCTCAGCAGACATAGCAAAAGAAGTCCTACAAACACATGACAACATACTATCAAACCGGACTGTCCCAGACGCACTCTCCGTTCTCAACCATGATCAATATAGTTTGTCATTTATGCGTGTTTCTCCGCGTTGGCGTGACCTTAGAAAAATTTGCAATAACCAGTTGTTTGCAAACAAAACTCTCGATTCGAGCCAGACACTAAGGCAGAGGAAATTACAAGACCTCTTAGACGACATCAAAAAGTGTAGTGAAATTGAGGAAGCTGTGGATATTGGAAGAGTTGCTTTCATGACGACGACTAATTTGTTGTCAAATACTTTTTTCTCGGCAGATTTTGTGCATTCTGTCGAGGAAGCTGGAGAGTATAAGGAGATTGTTGTGAGTATATTGAAGGAAGTTGGAGCACCGAATTTGTCAGATTTTTTTCCTATGCTGAAGATTTTTGATTTGCAAGGTATTAGAAGGCGTTCTGTTATTTCTGTTAAGAAGGTTTTGAGTATATTTAGGAGATTTGTTGGGGAAAGGTTGAAGATGAGGGAAGGTACTGGTTCTATTGGGAATGGTGATGTGCTTGATGCTTTACTTAACATTTCTTTGGATGATGGGAAGATTGAGATGGATAAAGATGAGATTGAACATTTGTTGATG AACATATTTGTTGCAGGAACAGACACAATAACATACACACTAGAATGGGCAATGGCAGAGTTAATGCAAAATCCAGAAATCATGTCAAAAGTACAAAAAGAACTTGAACAAGTTGTTGGCAAAGGTATTCCAATACAAGAAACAGACATAGCTAAGTTACCATACATGCAAGCAGTTATAAAAGAAACTCTTCGTTTACATCCATCAGTTCCCTTATTACTTCCTCGTAAAGCAGAAACAGATGTTGAAGTTGGTGACTACATTATTCCAAAAGATGCACAAGTTTTGATCAATGCATGGGTTATTGGTAGAGACCCAAATAAATGGGATAATGCTAATGTTTTTGTACCAGAGAGGTTTTTGGATAGTGAAGTTGATGTTAAAGGACATCATTTTGAGCTTATTCCATTTGGGTCTGGAAGAAGAATTTGTCCTGGTTTGCCTTTGGCTATTAGAATATTGCCTATGATGTTGGGATCTTTGGTTAATTGCTTTGATTGGAAACTTGAAGATGGATTGAATATTGATGATTTGAataaagaagatgaatatggGATTACTTTGGAAAAATCTCAACCTCTGAGAATTGTTCCAATCAAATTGACTAAACAATAA
- the LOC25501157 gene encoding inactive protein RESTRICTED TEV MOVEMENT 2, which translates to MAFNSQRTFRAPTFRSQLSVRRVYETLQPPSEMKETPEAYLLHVYLPGFTKDQMKIELLDMSRKLRITGERPIPGNKWRKFDQTYPVPENSEAEKLEAKFEQGTLILKMQKKPISQSSQVAPQQEVEKSPSNNKDLDEAKVEKAQETNIPPPQSTNLEESTKDMKSDSPQTSQSIEKKTQNDDDTSSQIPQKGQQEFEPKPTSKDTTNDQIDEKSQKGQEEFETRPTSIERAKTQIDEKPQNGQQVLESKPTSIERTKAQTNEKAQKGEEEVEPKTIEKLVTKENLEEKIVGMSAEDAEKERNSKKEEVEEKNEKTYESSKNQNLEEKEVEKAEPSAPNVPEKEKESCCRIPPNQEGKNGIRKFAATSSQFVTRIAEGKLSGEEKHLVENVGAAVLVIAAFGAYVSYWFSS; encoded by the exons ATGGCTTTCAATTCACAACGTACATTTAGAGCACCAACTTTCCGGTCACAACTTTCAGTTCGTCGTGTATACGAGACTTTGCAGCCTCCATCAGAGATGAAAGAAACTCCTGAAGCTTACCTTCTTCATGTTTATCTTCCTG GTTTTACAAAGGATCAAATGAAGATTGAGTTGCTGGACATGTCACGAAAGTTGAGGATTACAGGTGAACGACCGATTCCAGGTAACAAATGGAGAAAATTTGACCAAACATATCCTGTTCCAGAAAATAGTGAGGCAGAGAAACTTGAAGCCAAATTTGAACAAGGTACTCTCATCCTTAAAATGCAAAAGAAGCCAATTTCACAATCATCACAAGTAGCTCCTCAACAAGAAGTAGAAAAAAGTCCTTCAAATAATAAAGATTTAGATGAAGCAAAGGTTGAAAAAGCTCAAGAGACCAATATTCCACCACCACAATCTACTAATTTGGAAGAATCAACTAAAGACATGAAAAGTGATTCACCTCAAACTTCTCAAAGCATTGAAAAAAAGACACAAAATGATGATGACACATCAtctcaaattcctcaaaagGGTCAACAAGAATTTGAGCCAAAACCAACATCTAAAGACACAACCAATGACCAAATAGATGAAAAGTCTCAAAAGGGTCAAGAAGAATTTGAAACAAGACCAACATCAATAGAGAGAGCCAAAACACAAATAGATGAAAAGCCTCAAAATGGTCAACAAGTGTTGGAGTCAAAACCAACATCTATAGAGAGAACCAAAGCACAAACAAATGAAAAGGCTCAAAAGGGTGAAGAGGAAGTAGaaccaaaaacaatagagaaattGGTTACCAAAGAAAATTTAGAGGAAAAGATAGTAGGAATGAGTGCTGAAGATGCTGAGAAAGAAAGGAACTCAAAGAAGGAGGAAgttgaagagaaaaatgagaAGACTTATGAGTCAAGCAAGAATCAAAACTTAGAAGAAAAGGAAGTTGAAAAAGCAGAACCTTCTGCTCCAAATGTTCCAGAGAAGGAAAAGGAATCTTGCTGCAGAATTCCTCCCAATCAAGAAGGAAAGAATGGAATCAGAAAATTTGCTGCTACTTCTTCTCAGTTTGTGACGAGAATTGCTGAAGGGAAATTGAGTGGTGAAGAGAAACATTTAGTTGAAAATGTAGGTGCTGCAGTTCTAGTGATTGCTGCATTTGGAGCCTATGTGTCATATTGGTTTTCCTCTTAA
- the LOC11411838 gene encoding acid phosphatase 1 yields MTIFKLFLLFSFLSFSFSEETPNHHAFPRPLILEYAELEEEEVSLRCRSWRFAGEANNLSPWKTVPKECAEHVKEYMNGKGYVYDLEIANKEAGEFAKSVKLKEDGLDAWVFDIDETLLSNLPYYAAHGYGFEVFDHAKFDDWVEKGVAPAIEASLKLYEDILNLGYKVILLTGRSESHRAVTVDNLINAGFRDWHQLILRSSDDKGKLAVIYKSEKRSEMEKEGFRILGNSGDQWSDLLGSSVSVRSFKLPNPMYFIA; encoded by the exons ATGACGATTTTCAAACTCTTCCTTCTATTTTCTTTCctctcattttccttttctgaAGAAACCCCCAACCACCACGCGTTTCCTCGTCCCTTAATTCTCGAATACGCTGAactcgaagaagaagaagtatcGTTACGCTGTAGAAGTTGGAGATTCGCGGGTGAAGCGAATAATTTGAGTCCATGGAAAACTGTGCCGAAAGAATGTGCGGAACATGTGAAGGAGTATATGAATGGAAAAGGTTATGTATATGATTTGGAAATAGCGAATAAAGAAGCTGGTGAATTTGCGAAAAGTGTTAAGCTTAAAGAAGATGGATTAGATGCTTGGGTTTTTGATATTGATGAGACTTTGTTGTCTAATTTGCCTTATTATGCTGCACATGGTTATGG GTTTGAGGTGTTTGACCATGCCAAGTTTGATGATTGGGTGGAGAAGGGGGTAGCACCAGCCATAGAAGCCAGTTTAAAGCTTTATGAAGATATTTTGAATCTGGGGTATAAGGTCATTCTACTTACAGGGCGGAGTGAAAGTCATAGGGCTGTTACTGTTGATAATTTGATAAATGCCGGGTTTCGGGATTGGCACCAGCTCATATTAAG ATCCTCGGATGATAAAGGAAAACTAGCTGTAATTTACAAATCAGAGAAGAGAAGTGAGATGGAGAAAGAGGGATTCAGGATTCTTGGAAATTCTGGTGATCAATGGAGTGATTTATTAGGTTCTTCAGTTTCTGTTAGATCCTTCAAGCTTCCAAATCCCATGTATTTCATTGCTTAG
- the LOC11415419 gene encoding putative kinase-like protein TMKL1, producing the protein MLILVLGLISATLLVIIVAVYGFCYIKRSSTNDTKDIESLEEKQEEVKEDLIIFEGGEDLTICDILDAPGEVIGKSNYGTLYKALLQRSNKVRLLRFLRPVCTTRGEELDEMILFLGRLKHPNLVPLLGFYTGPRGEKLLVHPFYRHGNLTQFIRDGNGESYKWSNICTISTGIAKGLEHLHTSHEKPIIHGNLKSKNILLDSSYHPHISDSGLHLLLNPTAGQEMLESSSAQGYKPPELIKMKDASEETDIYSLGVILLELLSGKEPINEHPTPDEDFYLPNFMRNAVLGHRISDLYHPAILLRNSIDDEIQVTEECVLKFFQLAMACCSPSPSIRPNIKQVIRKLEEIIH; encoded by the exons ATGCTGATATTAGTTCTAGGACTAATTTCAGCTACTTTGCTAGTGATTATTGTTGCAGTTTATGGCTTTTGTTACATAAAAAGATCATCAACAAATGATACTAAAGACATAGAAAGCTTGGAAGAAAAGCAAGAAGAGGTGAAGGAGGATTTGATCATATTTGAAGGTGGAGAGGATTTGACAATATGTGATATATTGGATGCACCAGGTGAAGTGATTGGAAAATCAAATTATGGAACACTTTATAAGGCTTTGTTACAAAGGAGTAATAAAGTGAGGTTGTTAAGGTTTTTGAGACCTGTTTGTACTACAAGAGGTGAAGAATTGGATGAAATGATTCTGTTTCTTGGAAGATTAAAGCATCCTAATTTGGTTCCTCTTTTGGGATTTTATACTGGACCTAGAGGTGAGAAGCTTCTTGTTCATCCATTTTATAGACATGGGAATCTTACTCAATTCATAAGAG ATGGAAATGGAGAGAGTTACAAATGGTCAAACATATGTACAATATCAACTGGTATAGCAAAAGGATTAGAACATCTTCACACATCACATGAAAAGCCAATTATCCATGGAAACCTAAAGTCAAAAAACATCCTTTTGGACAGCTCCTATCATCCACACATCTCAGATTCAGGACTCCATCTTCTGTTGAATCCAACTGCTGGCCAAGAAATGCTTGAAAGTTCATCTGCTCAAGGCTATAAACCACCTGAACTAATCAAAATGAAGGATGCTAGCGAAGAAACCGATATATATAGTCTTGGTGTAATCTTGCTTGAATTGCTTTCAGGAAAGGAACCTATCAACGAACATCCAACTCCCGATGAAGATTTCTATTTGCCGAATTTCATGAGAAATGCTGTTCTTGGACATAGAATTTCTGATTTATATCATCCTGCTATTCTTCTCAGAAACAGCATAGACGATGAAATTCAAGTTACAGAAGAATGTGTTCTCAAATTTTTTCAACTTGCTATGGCTTGTTGTTCACCTTCACCATCAATTAGACCTAACATAAAGCAAGTTATTAGGAAGCTTGAAGAAATTATACATTAG